A part of Synechococcus sp. KORDI-49 genomic DNA contains:
- the argH gene encoding argininosuccinate lyase — protein MAAGVTGGAAGTWSDRFEQGLHPFIEAFNASIGFDLTLLQEDLDGSIAHARMLAGCGVISAEEGDQLVEGLETVRREAAEGTFQPGLADEDVHFAVERRLIALLGPVGKKLHTGRSRNDQVGTDLRLWLRRRLDGLDTDLVRLQRALWSQADQHRRTLIPGYTHLQRAQPLCLAHHLLAYIEMLQRDRDRLQDVRGRVNISPLGAAALAGTPVPIDRRRTAAQLGFDAIYANSLDAVSDRDFCVEFCAAASLVMAHLSRLAEEVIAWASEEFGFVRLSDRCATGSSLMPQKKNPDVPELVRGKTGRVFGHLQGLLTMIKGLPLAYNKDFQEDKEALFDAFRTTRDCVEAMAILFEEGLVFRPERLHQAVGEDFSNATDVADYLVARGVPFREAYQLVGAVVRRCLEDGCLLRDLSLTAWQDLHPAFEADLYAALEPQAVVAARRSEGGTAFDRVDEQLEIWSQRLHESQTAG, from the coding sequence ATGGCAGCTGGAGTGACCGGAGGTGCAGCGGGAACCTGGAGTGATCGTTTCGAGCAGGGGCTCCACCCCTTCATCGAGGCATTCAATGCTTCGATCGGATTCGATCTCACCCTGCTCCAGGAGGATCTGGATGGCTCCATCGCTCACGCCCGGATGCTCGCCGGTTGCGGGGTGATCAGCGCGGAGGAGGGCGATCAGCTGGTGGAGGGTCTTGAGACGGTCCGCCGCGAAGCGGCTGAGGGAACGTTTCAGCCCGGTCTCGCCGATGAGGATGTTCACTTCGCTGTGGAGCGGCGCTTGATCGCTCTGCTGGGGCCGGTGGGCAAGAAGCTGCACACGGGGCGCAGTCGCAATGATCAGGTGGGCACTGATCTGAGGTTGTGGCTACGCCGTCGCCTGGACGGTCTTGACACCGATCTGGTTCGCCTGCAGCGGGCTCTCTGGTCCCAGGCGGATCAGCACCGACGCACTCTGATCCCGGGCTACACCCATCTGCAGCGGGCTCAGCCTCTCTGCCTGGCTCACCATCTGCTGGCTTACATCGAGATGCTGCAGCGTGACCGGGACCGTCTGCAGGATGTGCGAGGTCGGGTCAACATCTCCCCCCTCGGGGCTGCTGCCCTTGCCGGTACGCCTGTGCCGATCGACCGCCGTCGGACGGCGGCACAACTGGGTTTCGATGCGATCTACGCCAACAGTCTCGATGCCGTGAGCGATCGCGACTTCTGCGTGGAGTTCTGTGCGGCAGCGTCGTTGGTGATGGCTCATCTCAGCCGCCTGGCGGAGGAGGTGATCGCCTGGGCTTCCGAGGAATTCGGATTCGTGCGCCTGAGTGATCGCTGCGCCACGGGCAGCAGCCTGATGCCGCAGAAGAAGAACCCTGACGTTCCGGAACTGGTTCGGGGTAAAACCGGCCGGGTGTTCGGGCATCTGCAGGGTCTGCTGACGATGATCAAGGGTCTTCCCCTGGCTTACAACAAGGATTTTCAGGAGGACAAGGAGGCCTTGTTCGATGCGTTTCGGACCACGCGCGACTGCGTCGAGGCAATGGCGATCCTGTTCGAGGAGGGTCTCGTGTTCCGCCCCGAACGGCTTCATCAAGCGGTGGGAGAGGATTTCTCCAATGCCACCGATGTTGCTGACTATCTCGTTGCCCGCGGCGTTCCTTTCCGAGAGGCTTATCAACTGGTGGGTGCCGTGGTCCGGCGTTGTCTCGAGGATGGCTGTCTGCTGCGAGACCTCAGCCTCACGGCCTGGCAGGACCTGCATCCAGCCTTTGAGGCCGATCTCTATGCCGCCCTTGAGCCGCAGGCGGTCGTCGCGGCCCGGCGCAGTGAGGGGGGTACAGCATTTGACAGGGTGGATGAACAGCTTGAGATCTGGTCTCAGCGTTTGCATGAATCTCAAACAGCGGGATGA
- the nusB gene encoding transcription antitermination factor NusB encodes MHSRSLARELALLVLGQTSETDAALAEQPAMDGLLQKALDSLMILWRETLDGSAADLERAQQSLLDSELNQDVSVPTATVTSHLRSSISAAEQVLNGLSACLDLPRLLLLADQEQIRQDALSRVRLVMERRSAIDTRLDQVMEGWRLNRLPRIDRDILRLAVVDLTDLSTPAAVAISEAVELANRYSDEQGRRMINGVLRRFQNAASTASA; translated from the coding sequence ATGCACTCAAGATCCCTCGCCCGCGAACTGGCGTTGCTGGTGTTGGGGCAGACGTCGGAGACCGATGCAGCTCTGGCGGAACAGCCGGCGATGGATGGCCTGCTTCAGAAGGCTCTCGACAGCCTCATGATCCTCTGGCGCGAGACGTTGGACGGCAGTGCGGCCGATCTCGAACGTGCACAGCAGAGCCTGCTGGACAGTGAGCTCAACCAGGATGTGTCGGTGCCCACCGCCACGGTGACATCGCATCTGCGTTCATCCATCAGCGCAGCAGAGCAGGTGCTGAACGGTCTCTCCGCCTGTCTTGACCTTCCTCGCCTGTTGCTTCTGGCCGATCAGGAGCAGATCCGCCAGGACGCTCTTTCTAGGGTTCGCTTGGTGATGGAGCGGCGTTCTGCGATCGACACCCGACTGGATCAGGTGATGGAGGGTTGGAGGCTCAACCGCCTGCCCCGCATCGACCGCGACATCCTCCGACTTGCGGTGGTTGATCTGACGGATCTCAGCACTCCTGCAGCTGTGGCGATCAGCGAGGCTGTGGAACTGGCCAACCGTTACAGCGATGAGCAGGGCCGACGCATGATCAATGGTGTTCTGAGGCGGTTCCAGAACGCTGCATCCACCGCATCAGCCTGA
- the dusA gene encoding tRNA dihydrouridine(20/20a) synthase DusA, whose translation MNTVATADITGAFRFSVAPMLDCTDRHFRVLMRQITRRGLLYSEMVVAQALHHTDRRDRLLDFDPVEHPIALQVGGDDPTLLAEAARLASAWGYDEINLNVGCPSQKVQAGNFGACLMAEPDLVARCVEAMRNATDLPVTVKHRIGIDDLDSDALLTAFVDRVAAAGASRFAVHARKAWLEGLDPKQNRTIPPLQHERVVALKRRRPELVIELNGGLESPDDCLEALEICDGAMVGRAAYSHPLRWTSVDAVIFDERPRTILASDVVTGLIPHAEAHLQRGGRLWDLCRHLVQLVEGVRGARHWRRDLGNRAQRPGADLRILEEAGRQLRDAGL comes from the coding sequence ATGAACACCGTCGCCACAGCGGACATCACAGGTGCCTTCCGATTCAGCGTCGCACCGATGCTCGACTGCACCGATCGCCACTTCCGGGTGCTGATGCGGCAGATCACCCGGAGGGGACTGCTCTATTCGGAAATGGTGGTGGCCCAGGCGTTGCATCACACCGATCGACGGGACAGGTTGCTGGACTTCGACCCGGTGGAACACCCGATTGCCCTTCAGGTGGGCGGGGACGACCCGACCCTGCTCGCGGAGGCTGCCCGTCTCGCCAGCGCCTGGGGGTACGACGAGATCAATCTGAACGTGGGATGTCCCAGCCAGAAGGTTCAGGCTGGCAATTTCGGTGCCTGCCTGATGGCGGAACCCGATCTGGTGGCCCGCTGCGTCGAGGCGATGCGAAACGCAACCGATCTGCCTGTCACGGTGAAACATCGCATCGGCATCGATGATCTCGACAGCGATGCTCTGCTGACCGCTTTTGTGGATCGTGTGGCGGCAGCGGGTGCCAGCCGCTTTGCCGTTCATGCGCGAAAAGCCTGGCTGGAGGGACTGGATCCCAAACAGAACAGGACGATTCCACCCTTGCAGCATGAACGCGTGGTGGCGCTCAAGCGACGTCGCCCGGAGCTGGTGATTGAACTGAACGGCGGCCTGGAATCACCTGACGATTGTCTGGAGGCCCTTGAGATCTGCGATGGGGCGATGGTGGGACGCGCTGCCTATTCCCATCCCCTGCGCTGGACCAGCGTGGATGCGGTGATCTTCGATGAACGTCCCCGAACGATCCTGGCGTCGGATGTGGTGACAGGACTGATTCCCCACGCAGAGGCCCATCTGCAACGGGGCGGACGACTGTGGGATCTCTGCCGTCATTTGGTGCAGCTCGTGGAAGGGGTACGAGGTGCGCGGCACTGGCGCCGGGATCTCGGCAACCGGGCCCAACGACCTGGAGCCGATCTGCGGATCCTGGAGGAGGCCGGCCGCCAATTGCGAGACGCCGGCCTTTGA
- a CDS encoding PP2C family protein-serine/threonine phosphatase, whose protein sequence is MSSKPPRRHPTPAVRGVNPTPQAMASLRQLFDSLSREQKRNQDLLVSLAFALRSFTNLNRFLELVPVVAARLVNVEGAVLVPFQADGRLWRDQLQAVPLEPCQELLRRLSGFTPGQAAGFGTEDSQLLAMDRLVQRQLPKAGMFATSVVARGRPRGRLYVFDQDGDLVWTDVHRRHAQLVADLAGVAIENDQMLQEARRHERVDRQLSIGAEIQAQLLPDRCPVIEGVELAARCRPAFQVGGDYYDFIPTRPELIGRRRERGRWALVMGDVMGKGVPAGLLMTMLRGMLRAEVLSGLPPHRILHDLNQLAQEDLAQSHRFVTLFYSDFDPRTRQLRYANAAHNPPLLWRADRRSISRLDAAGLLIGLQPEADYGLGEVRLEPGDVLLYYTDGVTEAPGITGDRFDEARLIRALESACRSGEGSQGILNTLFERLDRFVGADRQLEDDASMVVLKVPEAVSLPSVRSQPQL, encoded by the coding sequence GTGAGCAGCAAGCCGCCCCGTCGGCATCCGACTCCTGCGGTTCGAGGAGTCAACCCCACACCGCAGGCGATGGCATCGCTGCGGCAATTGTTCGACAGCCTCAGCCGCGAGCAGAAGCGCAATCAGGATCTTCTGGTTTCCCTGGCTTTCGCTCTCCGCAGTTTCACCAATCTGAATCGCTTTCTTGAGCTGGTTCCGGTGGTGGCCGCTCGTCTGGTGAATGTGGAAGGGGCGGTCCTCGTGCCGTTCCAGGCGGATGGTCGGCTCTGGCGAGATCAGCTTCAGGCTGTGCCTCTGGAGCCATGTCAGGAGTTGCTGCGCCGGTTGTCGGGATTCACCCCTGGGCAGGCTGCCGGGTTCGGAACGGAAGACAGTCAGCTTCTCGCCATGGATCGCCTCGTTCAGCGGCAGTTGCCCAAGGCCGGCATGTTCGCCACATCCGTTGTTGCCAGAGGTCGCCCCAGGGGACGTCTGTACGTGTTCGATCAGGATGGTGATCTGGTCTGGACCGATGTCCATCGCCGTCATGCACAACTTGTGGCCGATCTCGCAGGCGTCGCCATCGAGAATGACCAGATGCTTCAGGAAGCCCGTCGCCACGAGCGGGTCGATCGGCAGCTGAGCATCGGAGCCGAGATTCAGGCCCAGCTTCTCCCGGATCGATGTCCCGTCATCGAGGGGGTGGAGCTGGCGGCACGTTGCCGTCCGGCTTTTCAGGTTGGAGGGGACTACTACGACTTCATCCCGACGCGTCCTGAGCTGATCGGACGTCGTCGTGAGCGGGGTCGCTGGGCTCTGGTAATGGGAGATGTGATGGGAAAGGGCGTCCCTGCCGGACTGCTGATGACGATGCTGCGCGGCATGCTGCGGGCTGAGGTGCTGAGCGGACTGCCTCCCCATCGCATTCTTCACGATCTCAATCAGCTCGCTCAGGAGGATCTGGCGCAGTCGCACCGGTTCGTGACGCTCTTCTATTCGGATTTCGATCCCCGGACCCGTCAGCTCCGCTATGCCAACGCGGCGCACAATCCCCCGCTCCTCTGGCGCGCGGACAGGCGCAGCATCAGTCGTCTCGACGCGGCCGGTCTGCTGATCGGGCTGCAGCCCGAGGCGGACTACGGGCTCGGGGAGGTGCGTCTCGAGCCCGGAGACGTACTTCTGTATTACACCGACGGCGTGACTGAGGCCCCGGGAATCACCGGCGACCGCTTCGATGAGGCGAGGCTGATCCGTGCTCTCGAAAGCGCCTGTCGCAGTGGTGAGGGGTCTCAGGGAATTCTCAACACGTTGTTCGAGCGTCTCGATCGTTTCGTCGGGGCTGACCGGCAGCTGGAGGACGATGCCTCAATGGTGGTGCTCAAGGTGCCGGAGGCTGTGTCTCTCCCGAGTGTCCGCTCCCAACCGCAGCTCTGA
- a CDS encoding type II secretion system F family protein, with protein MASFVATYTGSTGQPRTLTVRAADLSEARKQLRRRGIRATDVKPSGNDTRGSEKKDAGGGMSFDLGRAFEKAPGVKEKAVFASKLAALVDAGVPIVRSLDLMATQQKLPMFKRALVRVSLDVNEGVALGTAIRKWPKVFDQLSVAMVEAGEAGGVLDESLKRLAKLLEDNAKLQNQIKGALGYPVAVLVIAILVFLGMTIFLIPTFAGIFEDLGAELPAFTQLLVDLSKLLRSVMALYIVGALLIAVWMFARYYQTHNGRRQVDRLMLKVPLFGELIMMTATAQFCRIFSSLTRAGVPILMSLEISSQTAGNSIISDAILESRALVQEGVLLSTALIRQKVLPDMALNMLSIGEETGEMDKMLSKVADFYEDEVSAMVKALTSMLEPAMIVVVGGIVGSILLAMYLPMFTVFDQIQ; from the coding sequence ATGGCCAGCTTTGTTGCCACCTACACCGGGTCAACCGGACAGCCACGCACCCTGACCGTCAGGGCCGCTGATCTGAGCGAAGCGCGGAAACAGCTTCGGCGACGGGGCATCCGCGCCACCGACGTGAAGCCGAGTGGCAATGACACACGTGGAAGCGAGAAGAAAGACGCTGGTGGAGGGATGTCTTTCGATCTCGGCCGTGCCTTTGAAAAGGCACCCGGGGTGAAGGAGAAAGCCGTGTTCGCCAGCAAGCTGGCGGCCCTTGTGGATGCCGGGGTGCCGATCGTGCGCAGCCTCGATCTGATGGCAACACAGCAGAAGCTGCCGATGTTCAAGCGAGCTCTGGTCAGGGTGAGCCTTGATGTGAATGAAGGCGTTGCTCTTGGAACCGCAATCAGAAAATGGCCGAAGGTTTTTGATCAACTGAGTGTCGCCATGGTGGAAGCCGGCGAAGCCGGCGGTGTGCTCGATGAGTCGCTCAAACGTCTTGCCAAACTTCTCGAGGACAACGCCAAACTTCAGAACCAGATCAAGGGTGCTCTCGGATATCCCGTCGCCGTTCTTGTGATTGCAATTCTGGTGTTTCTGGGCATGACAATCTTTCTGATTCCGACATTCGCTGGAATCTTCGAGGATCTCGGAGCCGAACTCCCAGCGTTCACCCAGCTGCTGGTGGACCTGAGCAAACTGCTGAGATCCGTGATGGCTCTCTACATCGTCGGCGCACTGCTGATTGCGGTTTGGATGTTCGCCCGTTATTACCAGACGCACAACGGACGCCGTCAGGTGGATCGGCTGATGCTGAAAGTTCCTCTCTTCGGAGAGCTGATCATGATGACGGCAACAGCGCAGTTCTGCCGGATCTTCAGCTCACTCACACGAGCAGGCGTGCCGATTCTGATGTCTCTTGAGATCTCCAGCCAGACGGCAGGAAATTCCATCATCTCCGATGCAATCCTCGAATCGAGAGCTCTTGTCCAGGAGGGAGTTCTGTTGAGCACAGCGCTGATCCGTCAGAAGGTTTTGCCGGATATGGCACTGAACATGTTGTCGATTGGGGAAGAAACCGGTGAAATGGATAAAATGTTGAGCAAAGTTGCTGATTTCTATGAGGACGAAGTCAGCGCAATGGTGAAAGCGCTGACCTCAATGTTGGAACCAGCCATGATTGTCGTTGTGGGTGGAATCGTCGGCTCAATTCTTCTGGCGATGTACCTGCCGATGTTCACCGTGTTTGATCAGATTCAGTGA
- a CDS encoding type IV pilus twitching motility protein PilT, translating into MNLMIEDLMVQLVEAGGSDLHIATGQPPYGRFSGELRPMLEEPLEEEDCNRLIFSMLNNSQRKTLEQTWELDCAYGLRGVARFRVNVYRQKGSYAACLRALGSKIPSIEVLNLPPVVIETSKRPRGLVLVTGPTGSGKTTTLAALLDHINHTRSEHILTIEDPIEFVYQSDKSLVHQRQLNEDTRSFANALRAALREDPDVILVGEMRDLETIQLAISAAETGHLVFGTLHTSSAAQTVDRMVDVFPPGQQTQIRVQLSGSLVAVFSQTLCRRQNPAPGQFGRVMAQEIMINTPATANLIREGKTAQLYSQIQTGGELGMQTLEKALANLVAAGEISMAEATAKASKPAELERLVGDP; encoded by the coding sequence ATGAATCTGATGATCGAAGACCTGATGGTGCAGCTGGTCGAAGCAGGCGGCAGCGATCTGCACATCGCCACCGGACAGCCTCCCTACGGACGTTTCAGCGGCGAACTGCGCCCGATGCTGGAGGAACCCCTGGAAGAGGAGGACTGCAACAGGCTGATCTTCTCGATGCTGAACAACAGCCAGCGCAAGACCCTCGAACAGACCTGGGAACTGGACTGCGCCTACGGACTCAGAGGCGTCGCCCGTTTCCGGGTGAACGTGTACCGGCAGAAGGGCAGTTATGCGGCCTGCCTGAGGGCCCTGGGAAGCAAGATCCCCAGCATCGAGGTTCTGAACCTGCCTCCGGTCGTGATCGAGACCAGCAAGCGTCCGCGGGGCCTGGTGCTGGTCACGGGACCCACAGGTTCCGGCAAGACCACCACCCTGGCTGCACTGCTGGATCACATCAATCACACCCGCAGCGAACACATCCTCACCATCGAGGATCCGATCGAATTCGTCTACCAGAGCGATAAGAGCCTGGTGCACCAACGCCAACTCAACGAAGACACCAGGAGCTTCGCCAATGCCCTGCGTGCGGCATTGCGGGAAGACCCAGATGTGATCCTCGTCGGCGAAATGCGAGACCTGGAAACAATCCAACTGGCCATCAGCGCTGCTGAAACCGGTCATCTTGTGTTCGGCACGCTGCACACCAGTTCGGCTGCCCAGACAGTGGATCGCATGGTGGATGTGTTCCCGCCAGGCCAACAGACCCAGATCCGTGTGCAGCTCTCGGGAAGTCTCGTGGCCGTGTTCTCCCAGACCCTCTGCCGCCGTCAGAATCCGGCTCCCGGTCAGTTCGGTCGGGTGATGGCACAGGAAATCATGATCAACACCCCGGCGACAGCCAACCTGATCCGGGAAGGGAAGACTGCTCAGCTCTATTCCCAGATCCAAACCGGTGGGGAACTGGGCATGCAGACGCTTGAAAAAGCGCTGGCGAACCTGGTGGCAGCAGGTGAAATCAGCATGGCTGAGGCCACTGCCAAAGCCAGCAAGCCGGCGGAGCTGGAACGTCTGGTCGGTGATCCCTGA
- a CDS encoding NAD(P)/FAD-dependent oxidoreductase, with protein sequence MAAITAAEQGVQQVLVLEGTPEPLQKVRISGGGRCNVTHACWDPRELTTHYPRGSRPLRGPFSHFACGDAIAWFDEHGLTLVEEPDGRMFPLQNRSEAVIQCLQKAARASGVQVRTKAMVQRVRVHPERGFVLEGRGLEPLHARSLMLATGGHPSGRKLVEALGHQVVPPVPSLFSLALQAPELTACSGIAIDDVGLDLKLGSQRFRQTGRVLITHRGLSGPATLRLSAFAARALHQSGYRGELKLDWSAGLGRQGVEQRLQQWRQDQARRTLSAAKPFEHLPRRLWQAFLAMAGVEADRRWADLPLKAERQLVELLCAQRLSIKGRGPFGEEFVTAGGVALGDVNLATMESRRCPGLYLAGELLDVDGVTGGFNFQACWSGGWLAGQAISKALTESDQTR encoded by the coding sequence ATGGCAGCGATCACGGCTGCAGAGCAGGGGGTTCAGCAGGTGCTGGTGCTGGAGGGCACCCCTGAGCCGCTCCAGAAGGTGCGCATCAGCGGTGGCGGTCGCTGCAATGTGACCCATGCCTGCTGGGACCCCCGCGAACTGACCACCCATTACCCCCGGGGCAGTCGACCGTTGCGGGGTCCCTTCAGCCACTTCGCCTGCGGGGATGCGATTGCCTGGTTTGACGAGCACGGGCTCACCCTGGTGGAGGAACCCGATGGACGGATGTTTCCGCTGCAGAACCGTTCCGAGGCGGTGATCCAGTGCCTGCAGAAGGCGGCGAGGGCGTCGGGTGTACAAGTGCGCACGAAGGCGATGGTCCAGCGGGTGCGCGTTCACCCTGAAAGGGGCTTTGTGCTCGAGGGCCGCGGCCTGGAGCCTTTGCATGCGCGCAGCTTGATGCTGGCCACGGGAGGGCATCCCAGTGGCCGAAAACTGGTGGAAGCCCTCGGGCACCAGGTGGTGCCGCCGGTGCCATCGCTGTTCAGCCTTGCGCTGCAGGCGCCGGAACTGACTGCCTGCAGCGGCATCGCCATCGACGATGTGGGCCTGGATCTGAAGCTGGGCAGCCAGCGGTTTCGCCAGACCGGGCGGGTGCTGATCACCCATCGCGGTCTGAGCGGGCCGGCCACGTTGCGCCTCTCGGCCTTTGCGGCCAGGGCCCTGCATCAGAGCGGTTATCGGGGTGAGCTGAAGCTGGATTGGAGTGCTGGGTTGGGTCGTCAAGGGGTGGAGCAACGGCTCCAGCAATGGCGGCAGGACCAGGCCAGGCGAACTCTTTCAGCAGCCAAGCCCTTCGAGCATCTGCCACGGCGGCTTTGGCAGGCTTTCCTGGCCATGGCTGGGGTGGAGGCGGATCGCCGTTGGGCCGATCTGCCGTTGAAGGCGGAGCGTCAACTGGTGGAGCTGCTCTGCGCGCAGCGTTTGTCGATCAAGGGGCGTGGGCCGTTCGGGGAGGAGTTCGTCACCGCTGGCGGTGTCGCTTTGGGGGATGTCAACCTGGCCACGATGGAGAGCCGACGCTGTCCCGGTCTTTATCTGGCTGGTGAACTATTGGACGTGGACGGGGTGACCGGCGGCTTCAACTTTCAGGCCTGCTGGAGTGGCGGTTGGTTGGCAGGTCAGGCGATTTCGAAAGCCCTCACTGAATCTGATCAAACACGGTGA
- the ftsY gene encoding signal recognition particle-docking protein FtsY encodes MVFDWFQRRTEAAPTPEPEATPEPTPLPVGPEPTAEPVSEQTPMEQPPDVPQVKEDDALVWAREAYARLKQQQSAEQSAPVPVPTPSPTPTPSPVPTSAPVPTSGPSLLEQAAAQRLQRQQDQDARAAEIEPTASPTPAPTASPDDSAEPSLGDFDDAFTWSAEVLAAQGRRADQVSLEEIDWLSRLRQGLEKTRQGFVTGLLENLGDDPLTPEVLDDLETLLLRADAGVTATDQVLEALRQRMNQDVVDPSEGIRFLKEQLRGLLDAPIRSSGVDLLAPERGTLNIWLMVGVNGVGKTTTLGKLANLAVRSGYTALIAAADTFRAAAVQQVEVWGQRSDVPVVSNPSSNADPAAVVFDAIGAARSRGSDLLLVDTAGRLQTKHNLMEELSKVRRIIDRLAPEAKVESLLVLDASQGQNGLRQAMAFADAAGLTGVVITKLDGTARGGVALAVSSEADLPIRFIGAGEGIRDLRPFNSFEFVEALLAGR; translated from the coding sequence ATGGTGTTCGATTGGTTCCAACGTCGGACTGAAGCGGCCCCGACTCCAGAGCCCGAAGCGACCCCGGAGCCCACCCCGTTGCCGGTCGGTCCGGAACCAACAGCGGAGCCGGTTTCGGAGCAGACGCCGATGGAGCAGCCGCCGGACGTGCCGCAGGTCAAGGAAGACGACGCTCTCGTCTGGGCACGTGAGGCTTACGCGCGTCTCAAACAGCAACAGAGCGCCGAGCAGTCCGCGCCGGTTCCGGTCCCGACGCCGAGTCCGACGCCAACACCAAGTCCTGTTCCAACCTCTGCGCCGGTTCCGACATCAGGCCCCTCCCTGCTGGAGCAGGCCGCGGCTCAGCGCCTTCAGCGTCAGCAGGATCAGGATGCCCGTGCGGCTGAAATCGAGCCGACAGCTTCGCCGACGCCCGCGCCGACAGCCTCTCCGGATGACTCCGCGGAGCCAAGCCTCGGCGACTTTGACGATGCATTCACCTGGTCAGCGGAAGTGCTCGCGGCGCAGGGACGACGCGCTGATCAGGTCTCCCTCGAAGAGATCGACTGGCTCAGTCGGTTGCGTCAAGGTCTGGAGAAGACGCGCCAGGGATTTGTCACAGGGCTGCTCGAGAACCTGGGGGATGACCCTCTCACTCCCGAGGTGCTCGATGATCTGGAGACACTTCTGCTGCGAGCTGACGCCGGGGTCACAGCGACGGATCAGGTGCTGGAGGCCCTCCGACAACGCATGAATCAGGACGTGGTCGACCCCAGCGAGGGGATCCGCTTCCTCAAGGAACAGCTCCGTGGCCTTCTTGATGCACCGATCCGGTCGAGCGGCGTGGACCTGCTGGCTCCGGAACGGGGAACCCTGAACATCTGGCTGATGGTCGGTGTGAACGGCGTCGGTAAGACCACCACCCTCGGCAAACTCGCGAATCTTGCCGTTCGCAGTGGTTACACCGCTCTGATTGCAGCTGCTGACACCTTTCGAGCCGCTGCCGTTCAGCAGGTGGAGGTCTGGGGACAGAGGAGTGATGTTCCTGTCGTCTCCAACCCCAGCAGCAACGCGGATCCCGCTGCTGTTGTCTTCGATGCCATCGGTGCCGCCCGGTCCCGCGGCAGTGATCTCCTGCTCGTGGACACCGCCGGTCGTCTGCAGACGAAACACAACCTCATGGAGGAACTGTCCAAGGTGCGGAGGATCATCGATCGTCTGGCGCCGGAGGCGAAGGTGGAGTCGTTGCTTGTGCTGGACGCAAGCCAGGGTCAGAACGGGTTGCGGCAGGCCATGGCCTTCGCCGATGCGGCCGGGCTCACTGGTGTCGTGATCACCAAACTGGATGGCACGGCCCGCGGTGGAGTGGCGTTGGCCGTGTCTTCAGAAGCAGACCTGCCGATCCGTTTCATTGGAGCCGGCGAAGGGATCCGGGATCTGAGGCCCTTCAACAGCTTTGAATTCGTGGAAGCTTTGCTGGCTGGTCGCTGA
- a CDS encoding RNA-binding protein — MSIFVGNLPFRAEQEDVVELFAQFGEVVNCALPLERDTGRKRGFAFVEMADEATEEAAIEGLQGAELMGRPLRINKAEPRGSAPRRGGGGGGYGGGGGGGYGGGGGGGYGGGGGGGYGGGGGGYGGGGGGGYGGGGGGGYRGGGGREGGGDAGADRRSGARGWEDRSYGAGSRDTAGEGGNYDDGRSRRRRGSSGGGGGGDDYSGYGGAEG; from the coding sequence GTGAGCATTTTCGTTGGCAATCTCCCCTTCCGCGCTGAGCAGGAAGATGTGGTCGAACTGTTTGCCCAGTTCGGTGAAGTTGTGAATTGCGCCCTTCCGCTTGAGCGGGACACCGGCCGTAAACGCGGATTCGCCTTTGTGGAAATGGCGGATGAAGCAACAGAGGAAGCCGCGATCGAGGGCCTTCAGGGCGCCGAGCTGATGGGTCGGCCGTTACGGATCAACAAGGCAGAACCCCGCGGTAGTGCACCTCGGCGCGGCGGTGGTGGCGGCGGCTACGGCGGCGGTGGTGGCGGCGGCTACGGCGGCGGTGGTGGTGGCGGCTACGGCGGCGGTGGTGGTGGCGGCTACGGCGGCGGTGGTGGCGGCTACGGCGGCGGTGGTGGCGGCGGCTACGGCGGCGGCGGTGGCGGCGGCTACCGGGGCGGCGGCGGTCGTGAAGGCGGCGGTGATGCCGGTGCTGACCGTCGATCCGGTGCCCGCGGCTGGGAAGATCGCAGTTACGGCGCCGGTTCCCGTGACACTGCCGGTGAAGGTGGCAACTATGACGATGGCCGCAGCCGTCGTCGTCGTGGTTCCTCCGGTGGCGGCGGTGGCGGTGACGACTACTCCGGTTACGGCGGCGCCGAAGGCTGA
- the msrB gene encoding peptide-methionine (R)-S-oxide reductase MsrB yields the protein MSFSSFAVSRRSLLVAVSAGLVGSLWTPRQVLAASKADDPQWDLSEETWRQRLSPAAYNVLRDEGTERPFTSPLNNEKRTGTYHCAGCDLPLFSSEAKFDSGTGWPSFWQPLQGAVATKLDFKLILPRTEYHCSRCGGHQGHVFNDGPRPTGKRYCNNGVALRFQPA from the coding sequence ATGTCCTTCAGCAGCTTCGCTGTCTCGAGACGATCGCTTCTGGTTGCGGTGTCCGCAGGACTGGTGGGCTCCCTCTGGACACCTCGGCAGGTGTTGGCGGCGTCCAAGGCTGATGATCCCCAGTGGGATCTGTCAGAGGAAACCTGGCGTCAGCGGTTGTCTCCCGCGGCTTACAACGTGCTTCGCGACGAGGGAACCGAACGGCCCTTCACCAGTCCCCTGAACAACGAGAAGAGGACGGGGACCTATCACTGCGCCGGTTGTGATCTCCCCCTTTTTTCCTCTGAGGCGAAGTTCGACAGCGGCACCGGGTGGCCCAGTTTCTGGCAACCGCTGCAGGGTGCCGTCGCCACGAAATTAGATTTCAAATTAATCCTCCCCCGCACGGAGTATCACTGCAGTCGCTGTGGTGGTCATCAGGGCCATGTGTTCAATGACGGACCCCGTCCCACCGGCAAGCGCTACTGCAACAACGGCGTCGCCCTCCGCTTCCAGCCCGCTTGA